In Sphingomonas sp. SORGH_AS_0950, the following are encoded in one genomic region:
- a CDS encoding carboxyl transferase domain-containing protein, with protein MGAILSTRVARDDAAFRANADHNRALAERLRADVAKAALGGSETARERHVARGKLLPRDRVEQLLDAGAPFLEIGQLAANGLYDDAVPGAGVIAGIGRVHGRQVMIVANDATVKGGTYYPLTVKKHLRAQEIALENRLPCIYLVDSGGANLPHQAEVFPDRDHFGRIFFNQAQMSAAGIPQIACVMGSCTAGGAYVPAMSDETVIVRGQGTIFLAGPPLVKAATGEVISAEELGGADTHGRKSGVVDHVAQDDDHALSIVRDIVATLPPPMLPEVNLAEPDAPLYPADELYGLIPQDVRAPYDVHEVIARLVDGSRFQEFKALYGASLVCGFAHIHGKPVAILANNGVLFSESAQKGAHFIELACQRRIPLLFLQNISGFMVGGRYEAEGIAKHGAKLVTAVATAQVPKITVLIGGSFGAGNYGMCGRAYSPRFLFTWPNARISVMGGEQAASVLATVHRDAESWTPDEAEAFKAPIRQRYEDEGNPWYATARLWDDGIIDPAQTRDVLGLALEVCLNAPIAEAPRFGVFRM; from the coding sequence ATGGGGGCTATTCTTTCGACACGCGTCGCCCGTGACGATGCGGCGTTCCGCGCCAATGCCGACCATAACCGCGCGCTGGCCGAGCGTCTCCGCGCCGATGTGGCCAAGGCTGCTCTTGGCGGAAGTGAAACCGCCCGCGAACGCCATGTCGCGCGCGGCAAGCTGCTGCCCCGCGACCGGGTGGAGCAACTCCTCGACGCGGGCGCGCCCTTCTTGGAAATCGGCCAGCTCGCCGCCAACGGCCTGTATGACGACGCGGTGCCCGGCGCAGGCGTGATCGCGGGCATCGGCCGGGTCCATGGCCGCCAGGTGATGATCGTCGCCAACGACGCGACGGTGAAGGGCGGCACCTATTATCCGCTGACGGTCAAGAAGCACCTCCGCGCGCAGGAGATCGCGCTCGAGAACCGGCTGCCCTGCATCTATCTGGTCGACAGCGGCGGCGCGAACCTGCCGCACCAGGCCGAGGTGTTTCCCGACCGCGATCATTTCGGCCGCATCTTCTTCAACCAGGCGCAGATGTCGGCGGCGGGCATCCCTCAGATCGCCTGCGTCATGGGCAGCTGTACGGCGGGCGGCGCCTATGTCCCCGCCATGTCGGACGAGACCGTGATCGTGCGTGGGCAGGGGACGATCTTCCTGGCGGGCCCCCCGCTGGTGAAGGCGGCGACGGGCGAGGTCATCTCGGCCGAGGAACTGGGCGGCGCGGACACCCATGGCCGCAAGTCGGGCGTGGTCGACCATGTCGCGCAGGATGACGACCATGCCCTGTCGATCGTCCGCGACATCGTCGCGACGCTGCCGCCGCCGATGCTGCCGGAGGTCAACCTGGCTGAGCCGGATGCGCCGCTCTATCCGGCGGACGAGCTATACGGCCTGATCCCACAGGACGTTCGCGCACCTTATGACGTGCATGAGGTGATCGCCCGGCTGGTCGACGGATCGCGCTTCCAAGAATTCAAGGCGCTGTACGGCGCGAGCCTGGTCTGCGGCTTCGCGCATATCCATGGCAAGCCGGTTGCGATCCTGGCGAATAACGGCGTTCTGTTCTCGGAGAGTGCGCAGAAGGGCGCGCATTTCATCGAGCTGGCATGCCAGCGGCGTATCCCCTTGCTGTTTCTACAGAATATCTCCGGCTTCATGGTCGGCGGCCGTTACGAGGCGGAAGGAATCGCCAAGCATGGCGCCAAGCTGGTGACGGCGGTGGCGACCGCGCAGGTGCCCAAGATCACCGTGCTGATCGGCGGCAGCTTCGGCGCGGGCAATTACGGCATGTGCGGGCGTGCCTATTCCCCGCGCTTCCTGTTCACCTGGCCCAACGCGCGGATCAGCGTGATGGGCGGCGAACAGGCGGCGAGCGTGCTGGCGACGGTCCACCGCGATGCCGAAAGCTGGACGCCGGACGAGGCGGAGGCGTTCAAGGCCCCCATCCGCCAGCGTTACGAGGACGAAGGCAATCCCTGGTACGCGACCGCGCGGCTGTGGGATGACGGGATCATCGATCCGGCGCAGACGCGCGATGTGCTGGGACTGGCGCTGGAGGTGTGCCTGAACGCGCCGATCGCGGAGGCACCCCGCTTCGGGGTGTTCCGGATGTGA
- a CDS encoding barstar family protein, which yields MDLAIDGATLGDEADFHARIREASGVTWYGGNLDALFDLLVAVVDPPISLSITNAAAARKVVGERFDRILTVIFDAIAERPGAIMFKLES from the coding sequence ATGGACCTGGCCATCGATGGCGCGACCCTTGGGGACGAGGCCGATTTTCATGCCCGCATCCGCGAGGCATCGGGCGTCACATGGTATGGCGGTAACCTGGACGCGCTGTTCGACCTGCTGGTCGCGGTCGTCGATCCGCCGATCAGCTTGTCTATCACCAACGCCGCCGCCGCGCGAAAGGTGGTCGGCGAGCGTTTCGATCGCATCCTGACCGTGATCTTCGACGCCATCGCCGAACGTCCGGGTGCCATCATGTTCAAGCTGGAATCCTGA
- a CDS encoding acetyl/propionyl/methylcrotonyl-CoA carboxylase subunit alpha — MNSLLIANRGEIACRIIRTARDMGLRTIAVYSEADARALHVRLADEAIAIGPAPARESYLDADRILAAARESGAEAIHPGYGFLSENAEFAEKVIAAGLVWVGPDPDSIRAMGLKDAAKARMIAAGVPVTPGYLGEDQNPDRLAAEADAIGYPVLIKAVAGGGGKGMRRVDDPAAFAEALASCRREAASSFGDDRVLIEKYILSPRHIEVQVFGDRHGQVVHLFERDCSLQRRHQKVIEEAPAPGMDEATRKAVCAAAVRAAQAVDYVGAGTIEFIADASEGLRADRVWFMEMNTRLQVEHPVTEAITGVDLVEWQLRVAAGEPLPMTQGDLSIQGHAIEARLYAEDPAKGFLPAIGTLEVFDLGDDPAIRIDTGVEEGAEITPWYDPMIAKVIAHGDTREEAREALADALDEAVIWPVRTNAGFLVQTLDHVDFAGGRVDTGLIAREGEALMPPPEPSEEALAEAAAALIGQDELTGFRLNAAPRRSARFLLDGRPITVDFSEAGDVPPAPTDQVLISEGGQSWSFTRWRADGLAAGGAGDGAILSPMPGRIIAVAVTEGQRVGVGQPLVTLEAMKMEHVLTAPFDGIVTDLKARTGGQVAEGIALVRIVAEDAA, encoded by the coding sequence ATGAACAGCCTCCTCATCGCCAATCGCGGCGAGATCGCTTGCCGCATCATCCGCACGGCGCGCGACATGGGTCTGCGCACCATCGCGGTCTATTCGGAAGCGGATGCGCGGGCGCTGCACGTCCGGCTTGCCGATGAAGCCATCGCCATCGGCCCGGCCCCGGCGCGCGAAAGCTATCTGGACGCCGACCGCATCCTTGCCGCCGCGCGCGAGAGCGGGGCGGAGGCGATCCATCCGGGTTACGGCTTCCTGTCCGAAAATGCCGAGTTCGCCGAGAAGGTGATTGCCGCCGGCCTGGTCTGGGTCGGCCCCGATCCCGACAGCATCCGCGCCATGGGCCTGAAGGACGCCGCCAAGGCGCGGATGATCGCCGCCGGGGTGCCGGTCACCCCCGGCTATCTGGGGGAGGACCAGAACCCCGACCGCCTCGCCGCCGAGGCGGACGCGATCGGCTATCCGGTGCTCATCAAGGCGGTGGCGGGCGGCGGCGGCAAGGGGATGCGCCGGGTCGACGACCCCGCTGCCTTTGCCGAGGCGCTGGCCTCCTGCCGTCGCGAGGCGGCATCGTCGTTCGGCGACGACCGGGTGCTGATCGAGAAATATATCCTCTCGCCGCGCCATATCGAGGTGCAGGTCTTTGGCGACCGCCACGGGCAGGTCGTCCATCTGTTCGAGCGCGACTGTTCGCTGCAACGCCGCCACCAGAAGGTGATCGAGGAAGCCCCCGCGCCCGGCATGGACGAGGCCACCCGGAAAGCGGTCTGCGCCGCCGCCGTCCGCGCCGCGCAGGCGGTGGACTATGTGGGGGCGGGCACGATCGAGTTCATCGCCGACGCCTCCGAAGGGCTGCGCGCCGACCGCGTATGGTTCATGGAGATGAACACGCGGCTCCAGGTCGAGCATCCCGTGACCGAGGCGATCACCGGCGTCGATCTGGTCGAATGGCAGCTGCGCGTCGCGGCGGGCGAGCCCTTGCCGATGACGCAAGGCGACCTGTCGATCCAGGGTCATGCCATCGAAGCCCGGCTCTATGCCGAGGACCCGGCCAAGGGATTCCTGCCCGCGATCGGCACGCTGGAGGTGTTCGACCTGGGCGACGACCCCGCGATCCGCATCGACACCGGGGTCGAGGAAGGCGCGGAGATCACCCCGTGGTACGACCCGATGATCGCCAAGGTTATCGCCCATGGGGACACCCGCGAGGAGGCGCGCGAGGCGCTGGCCGATGCGCTGGACGAGGCGGTGATCTGGCCGGTGCGCACCAATGCGGGCTTTCTGGTCCAGACGCTCGACCATGTCGATTTCGCGGGTGGCCGGGTCGATACCGGCCTGATCGCGCGCGAGGGCGAGGCGCTGATGCCGCCGCCCGAGCCGTCCGAGGAAGCGCTGGCCGAAGCCGCCGCCGCGCTGATCGGGCAGGACGAACTGACCGGCTTCCGCCTCAATGCCGCGCCAAGGCGGAGCGCGCGCTTCCTGCTCGACGGGCGGCCGATCACCGTCGATTTCAGCGAAGCGGGCGATGTGCCCCCGGCACCGACCGACCAGGTGCTGATCTCGGAGGGCGGGCAAAGCTGGTCCTTCACCCGCTGGCGCGCCGATGGGCTGGCGGCGGGCGGGGCGGGGGATGGGGCGATCCTGTCGCCCATGCCCGGCCGGATCATTGCGGTCGCCGTGACCGAGGGACAGAGGGTCGGCGTGGGCCAGCCGCTCGTCACGCTGGAGGCGATGAAGATGGAGCATGTCCTGACCGCGCCCTTCGACGGCATCGTCACCGACCTGAAGGCCCGGACCGGCGGGCAGGTGGCGGAGGGCATTGCGCTGGTCCGCATCGTCGCGGAGGATGCGGCATGA
- a CDS encoding MaoC family dehydratase, translating into MSGRFFEDWTIGDRIDHPIRRTVTETDNLLFSTMTHNPQPLHIDAEAARASEFGQILVNGTFTFSLMVGLSVGETTLGTLVANLGYDELVMPAPVFLGDTLRATSEVTALRESKSRPGAGLVTFRHEALNQRGEVVCRCLRTALVRKRG; encoded by the coding sequence ATGAGCGGGCGCTTCTTCGAGGACTGGACCATCGGCGACCGGATCGACCATCCAATCCGCCGCACGGTGACCGAGACGGACAATCTCCTCTTCTCGACCATGACGCACAATCCGCAACCGCTGCACATCGATGCAGAAGCCGCGCGGGCCAGCGAGTTCGGGCAGATCCTCGTCAACGGCACTTTCACATTCTCGCTGATGGTCGGGCTGTCGGTGGGGGAGACGACGCTGGGCACACTGGTCGCCAATCTCGGCTATGACGAACTGGTCATGCCCGCGCCGGTCTTTCTGGGCGACACGCTGCGCGCGACGAGCGAGGTGACGGCCCTGCGCGAGAGCAAGTCGCGGCCGGGGGCGGGGCTGGTGACGTTCCGGCACGAGGCGCTGAACCAGCGGGGCGAGGTGGTATGCCGGTGCCTGCGGACGGCGCTGGTGAGGAAGCGGGGATAG
- a CDS encoding TonB-dependent receptor, with protein sequence MPVLLLALALAPLPAQTTEPDIIVTGRGLTDQPGDRALDVVTIDRDRITQNASQRLENVLADIAGLQQFRRSDSRSAHPTSQGITLRGLGGNASSRALLLLDGVPQADPFGGWVVFPAYATGRLGRIRVTRGGGSGYWGPGALAGTIEMDSATPDQLYPLDLALSYGSRDSVDAQGAASLVRGDGFLTLSGAYARGDGFTPIVEGQRGPVDRPAPYEQYSGAARGVVGIAPSTELQMTLAAFHDARDRGTDFTDNRSDGADASVRLVGRGTWGWSALGYVQTRQFASRYASVNAARTAATLTLDQYNVPATGLGARVEVSPPLGEAVKLRLGGDIRDTSGRTQELYTYVAGLPTRRREAGGATRTMGLFADGSVEAGALTLTAAARVDDWRIRNGRLDENALATGAVLTDSNFPDRSGQEFTGRLGMALRPVEPVTLRAAAYRGWRLPTLNELYRPFRAGADATAANAALNPEHVEGIEGGFDLTPLTGVRLSGTYFLNRLTDAIANVTMGRGPGTFPGVGFVAANGVYRMRQNLDAIRSQGFELEASASSGPVSARASWSHVDARVEASGLAAPLDGLRPAQTPRDQLSATLAVAHRGAALSGTVRHVGRQFEDDQNVRSLAPATTLDAYAAVPVTRGWLIEARAENLADARVEAAYSGAGLIERATPRTLWIGVRTRL encoded by the coding sequence ATGCCCGTTCTTCTGCTCGCCCTCGCGCTCGCCCCCCTCCCCGCGCAAACCACCGAACCCGACATCATCGTCACCGGCCGGGGCCTGACCGACCAGCCGGGCGACCGCGCGCTGGATGTGGTGACGATCGACCGCGACCGGATCACGCAGAACGCGTCGCAGCGGCTGGAGAATGTGTTGGCGGATATCGCGGGGCTCCAGCAGTTCCGCCGCTCGGACAGCCGCTCGGCGCATCCGACGTCGCAGGGCATCACGCTGCGCGGACTGGGCGGCAATGCCTCCAGCCGGGCGCTCCTCCTCCTCGACGGCGTGCCGCAGGCCGATCCGTTCGGTGGCTGGGTGGTGTTTCCGGCCTATGCCACCGGGCGGCTGGGGCGAATCCGGGTCACGCGCGGCGGCGGGTCGGGATATTGGGGCCCCGGCGCGCTGGCGGGCACGATCGAGATGGACAGCGCCACCCCCGACCAGCTGTACCCACTCGACTTGGCGCTGTCCTATGGCAGCCGGGATTCGGTCGATGCGCAAGGGGCGGCGTCGCTGGTGCGGGGCGATGGGTTCCTGACATTATCGGGGGCCTATGCGCGCGGCGACGGCTTCACCCCCATCGTCGAGGGGCAGCGGGGGCCGGTCGACCGCCCCGCCCCATATGAGCAATATTCGGGGGCGGCGCGCGGCGTCGTCGGGATCGCGCCCTCGACCGAGTTGCAGATGACGCTGGCGGCGTTTCACGATGCGCGCGATCGGGGCACCGACTTTACCGACAATCGATCGGACGGGGCGGATGCCAGCGTCCGGCTGGTCGGACGCGGCACCTGGGGCTGGTCGGCGCTCGGCTATGTCCAGACGCGGCAATTCGCCTCGCGCTATGCCAGCGTGAACGCCGCGCGGACCGCAGCGACGCTGACGCTGGACCAGTATAATGTCCCCGCCACCGGGCTCGGCGCTCGGGTGGAGGTTTCCCCGCCGCTGGGCGAGGCCGTAAAATTGCGGCTGGGCGGCGACATTCGCGATACGAGCGGACGGACGCAGGAGCTTTACACCTATGTCGCGGGCCTCCCCACCCGGCGGCGCGAGGCGGGCGGGGCGACGCGGACCATGGGGCTGTTCGCCGATGGCAGCGTCGAGGCGGGGGCGCTGACCCTCACCGCCGCCGCGCGGGTGGACGATTGGCGCATCCGCAACGGGCGGCTGGACGAGAATGCGCTGGCGACCGGCGCGGTGCTGACCGACAGCAATTTTCCCGACCGTTCGGGGCAGGAGTTCACCGGGCGGCTGGGCATGGCGCTGCGGCCGGTCGAGCCCGTGACGTTGCGCGCGGCGGCCTATCGCGGCTGGCGTCTGCCGACGCTCAACGAACTCTACCGGCCGTTCCGGGCGGGCGCCGACGCCACCGCCGCCAATGCCGCGCTGAACCCCGAGCATGTCGAGGGTATCGAGGGCGGATTCGACCTGACGCCGCTTACGGGCGTACGCCTGTCGGGCACCTATTTCCTCAACCGGCTGACCGATGCGATCGCCAATGTGACGATGGGGCGCGGGCCGGGGACCTTCCCCGGCGTCGGCTTCGTCGCGGCGAACGGGGTGTACCGGATGCGGCAGAATCTGGACGCGATCCGGTCGCAAGGGTTCGAGCTGGAGGCGAGTGCGTCCTCGGGGCCGGTCAGCGCCCGCGCCTCCTGGTCGCATGTCGATGCCAGGGTCGAGGCATCGGGGCTTGCCGCGCCGCTGGATGGCTTGCGTCCGGCCCAGACTCCGCGCGACCAGCTCTCGGCGACGCTGGCGGTCGCGCATCGCGGTGCGGCGCTCAGCGGGACGGTGCGGCATGTCGGGCGCCAGTTCGAGGACGACCAGAATGTCCGGTCGCTGGCCCCCGCGACGACGCTGGACGCCTATGCGGCGGTGCCGGTCACGCGCGGCTGGCTGATCGAGGCGCGGGCGGAAAACCTGGCCGATGCGCGGGTCGAGGCGGCGTATAGCGGCGCGGGGCTGATCGAACGGGCGACGCCGCGCACCTTATGGATCGGGGTTCGGACGCGGTTGTAA
- the ccmC gene encoding heme ABC transporter permease CcmC, with amino-acid sequence MATLHTLANPARFLKIARPLTGIFLGLGVVLIAIAVWAGLTQTPPDYLQGETVRILYIHVPAAWLGMGGWSGIAVASLSLLVWRHPLAQVAARAIAWPGAVFAALCLATGSIWGRPTWGTWWQWDGRLTSMLLLLFVYLGYIALARADADRGGDGRIPALYGLAGTALLPVIRYSVVWWNTLHQGQSIGLTGSSIDGSLLWPLPIALGGFTFLFAAIVLMRMRTLLARAKAEARMRRMARA; translated from the coding sequence GTGGCCACCCTGCACACCCTTGCGAACCCCGCGCGCTTCCTGAAGATCGCCCGTCCGCTCACCGGGATTTTCCTGGGGCTGGGCGTCGTGCTGATCGCGATCGCGGTCTGGGCGGGACTGACCCAGACGCCGCCCGATTATCTTCAGGGCGAGACGGTGCGCATCCTCTATATCCATGTCCCCGCCGCCTGGCTGGGCATGGGTGGGTGGAGCGGGATCGCGGTGGCCAGCCTGTCGCTCTTGGTCTGGCGGCATCCGCTGGCGCAGGTCGCCGCGCGCGCCATCGCCTGGCCGGGGGCGGTGTTTGCCGCCTTGTGTCTGGCGACCGGCTCGATCTGGGGGCGGCCGACCTGGGGGACGTGGTGGCAATGGGACGGGCGGCTGACCTCGATGCTGCTGCTGCTGTTCGTCTATCTGGGCTATATCGCATTGGCGCGGGCCGATGCCGATCGCGGCGGGGACGGGCGGATTCCGGCGCTTTACGGGCTGGCGGGCACCGCGCTGCTGCCGGTGATCCGCTATTCGGTGGTGTGGTGGAACACGCTGCACCAGGGCCAGTCGATCGGGCTGACGGGGTCCAGCATCGACGGGTCATTGCTCTGGCCGCTGCCCATCGCGTTGGGCGGCTTCACCTTCCTGTTCGCCGCGATCGTGCTGATGCGGATGCGGACCCTGCTCGCCCGGGCCAAGGCCGAGGCGCGGATGCGGCGGATGGCGCGCGCATGA
- the ccmE gene encoding cytochrome c maturation protein CcmE, with translation MTPKSQRLTLALLALAAIVAAVLLAMSAMKDQAAFFYTPSDAQRQGLPLGKAVRLGGMVEAGSVRRAPDGVTVRFVVTDGKATTPVTFAGITPDLFREKSGVVAEGQFQPDGRFVATNLLAKHDEKYMPPEMAGKLHESRSLKP, from the coding sequence ATGACGCCCAAATCGCAACGTCTCACGCTGGCGCTGCTGGCGCTGGCCGCGATCGTCGCGGCGGTGCTGCTCGCCATGTCGGCGATGAAGGACCAGGCGGCGTTCTTCTACACCCCCTCCGACGCGCAGAGGCAGGGCCTGCCGCTGGGCAAGGCGGTGCGGCTGGGCGGGATGGTCGAGGCGGGGTCGGTCCGCCGTGCGCCCGACGGCGTGACGGTCCGCTTCGTCGTGACCGACGGCAAGGCGACGACGCCCGTGACCTTCGCCGGGATCACCCCCGACCTGTTCCGCGAGAAATCGGGCGTCGTGGCGGAGGGGCAGTTCCAGCCCGATGGCCGCTTCGTCGCGACCAATCTGCTCGCCAAGCATGACGAGAAATATATGCCCCCCGAAATGGCGGGCAAGCTGCACGAGAGCCGGAGCCTGAAGCCGTGA
- a CDS encoding heme lyase CcmF/NrfE family subunit — protein sequence MIAESGLAALWLAAMLAGLQLLLGVLALRRKDAAGEQAMAAIGPVAIVQGALVAIAMASLIAVFVGTDLSVKLVAENSHSAKPWIYKFAGAWGNHEGSMLLWVTILGAGGALVAWKERALDRATHVATLAAQGAIALGFYAFLLFASNPFARLNPAAVEGQGLNPLLQDPGLAFHPSTLYAGYVGLSVAFSFAVGALVTGQVGPVFARAMRPWVLGAWVLLTIGITAGSYWAYYELGWGGWWFWDPVENASLMPWLAATALLHSVNVLAARDGLRAWTVMLAVVAFSMSMIGTFLVRSGILTSVHAFAVDPRRGAFILGLLGLYIGGALALFGARIGQVRAGRSFAFVSREGGLVVNNLLLSVILGIVLIGTLYPLVAAGFGVRLSVGPPFFQAAAGPIALALVAVMAVGPALRWRRDQAEAVLIRMLWPLVAAAGTFALLLTLAGRMSILSLLGLSFGIGLIVASVLPVTRRNWRRTPLPIWGMVVAHVGMGVSMVGMACDSAFTAERLVALYPGQATIVGPWRVQLDRIYPNVGPNWSALEARLTATRDGDGATLRPQQRFFTDPPTTTSESAIATRWDGQLYTVLGQQDAATGRWQLRLWWKPFVTLIWLGGVLIALGGALALFGRWFKGWQQRRREALWG from the coding sequence GTGATCGCGGAAAGCGGCCTCGCCGCGCTCTGGCTCGCCGCGATGCTGGCGGGGTTGCAATTGCTGCTCGGCGTCCTTGCGCTGCGGCGCAAGGATGCGGCGGGCGAGCAGGCCATGGCGGCGATCGGGCCGGTCGCGATCGTGCAGGGCGCGCTGGTCGCGATCGCCATGGCGTCGCTGATCGCGGTGTTCGTCGGCACCGACCTGTCGGTCAAGCTGGTCGCCGAGAACAGCCATTCGGCCAAGCCCTGGATCTACAAATTCGCCGGCGCCTGGGGCAATCACGAAGGCTCGATGCTGCTCTGGGTCACGATCCTGGGCGCGGGCGGTGCGCTGGTCGCGTGGAAGGAGCGTGCGCTCGACCGGGCGACCCATGTCGCGACGCTGGCCGCGCAGGGGGCGATCGCGCTGGGTTTTTATGCCTTCCTGCTGTTCGCCTCCAACCCGTTCGCGCGGCTGAACCCGGCGGCGGTCGAGGGGCAGGGGCTCAACCCGCTGTTGCAGGACCCCGGCCTCGCCTTTCACCCGTCGACGCTTTACGCGGGCTATGTCGGGCTGTCGGTCGCCTTTTCCTTTGCGGTCGGCGCGCTGGTCACCGGGCAGGTCGGGCCGGTCTTTGCCCGCGCGATGCGGCCCTGGGTGCTGGGCGCCTGGGTGCTGCTGACCATTGGGATCACGGCGGGGTCCTATTGGGCCTATTACGAGTTGGGCTGGGGCGGCTGGTGGTTCTGGGACCCGGTCGAGAATGCCTCGCTGATGCCGTGGCTGGCGGCGACGGCGCTGCTTCACTCGGTCAATGTGCTGGCGGCACGTGACGGGCTTCGCGCCTGGACGGTAATGCTAGCCGTGGTCGCCTTTTCCATGTCGATGATCGGCACCTTCCTGGTCCGGTCGGGCATATTGACCAGCGTCCATGCCTTTGCCGTTGATCCCCGGCGCGGGGCGTTCATCCTGGGGTTGCTGGGGCTTTATATCGGCGGCGCGCTGGCGCTGTTCGGGGCGCGGATCGGGCAGGTGCGCGCGGGCCGCAGCTTCGCCTTTGTCAGCCGAGAGGGCGGGCTGGTCGTCAACAACCTGTTGCTGTCGGTGATCCTGGGCATCGTGCTGATCGGCACGCTCTATCCGCTGGTCGCGGCCGGGTTCGGCGTGCGGCTGTCGGTCGGGCCGCCCTTCTTCCAGGCCGCCGCCGGGCCGATCGCGCTGGCGCTGGTCGCCGTCATGGCGGTCGGGCCTGCCCTGCGCTGGCGGCGGGACCAGGCCGAGGCGGTGCTGATCCGCATGTTGTGGCCGCTGGTCGCGGCGGCGGGGACCTTTGCGCTGTTGCTGACGCTGGCGGGGCGCATGAGCATCCTGTCGCTGCTCGGCCTGTCCTTCGGCATCGGGCTGATCGTCGCCAGCGTCCTGCCGGTCACCCGGCGCAACTGGCGGCGCACGCCTTTGCCGATCTGGGGCATGGTCGTCGCGCATGTCGGCATGGGCGTGAGCATGGTCGGCATGGCCTGCGACAGCGCGTTCACCGCCGAGCGGCTGGTCGCGCTCTATCCGGGGCAGGCGACCATCGTCGGGCCGTGGCGGGTACAGCTGGACCGCATCTATCCCAATGTCGGGCCGAACTGGTCGGCGCTGGAGGCGCGGCTGACCGCGACGCGCGACGGCGACGGTGCCACGCTGCGCCCGCAACAGCGTTTCTTCACCGACCCGCCGACCACCACCAGCGAGAGCGCGATCGCGACCCGCTGGGACGGACAGCTCTATACCGTGCTGGGGCAGCAGGATGCGGCCACCGGCCGCTGGCAGCTGCGGCTGTGGTGGAAGCCGTTCGTGACGCTGATCTGGCTGGGCGGCGTGCTGATCGCGCTGGGCGGCGCGCTGGCGCTTTTCGGGCGCTGGTTCAAGGGCTGGCAGCAGCGGCGGCGCGAGGCGCTCTGGGGATGA
- a CDS encoding redoxin family protein, whose translation MKRWLIWVPLAGFAILFVVVASGLMRPSDTTVRSTLVDKPLPDFRLDPMVPGKPGVASADFGKGQPRLLNVFASWCIPCIAEAPQLMALKAKGVPIDAIAIHDKGPAIADFLRRNGDPYAAIGDDAHSRVQMSLGSSGVPETFLIDARGRIVRQYIGDIRADQVDRIVRDVAAAR comes from the coding sequence ATGAAGCGCTGGCTGATCTGGGTGCCGCTGGCGGGTTTTGCGATCCTGTTCGTCGTGGTGGCGAGCGGGCTGATGCGGCCGTCCGACACCACCGTCCGCTCGACCCTGGTCGACAAGCCGCTGCCGGACTTTCGTCTCGACCCGATGGTGCCGGGCAAGCCGGGGGTGGCGAGCGCCGATTTCGGCAAGGGGCAGCCGCGCCTGCTCAATGTCTTTGCCAGCTGGTGCATCCCCTGCATCGCCGAGGCGCCGCAGCTGATGGCGCTGAAGGCCAAGGGCGTGCCGATCGACGCGATCGCGATCCATGACAAGGGCCCGGCCATTGCCGACTTCCTGCGGCGCAACGGCGATCCCTATGCCGCGATCGGCGACGATGCGCATAGCCGGGTGCAGATGTCGCTCGGCTCGTCGGGCGTGCCGGAGACGTTCCTGATCGACGCGCGGGGCCGGATCGTGCGCCAATATATCGGGGATATCCGCGCCGATCAGGTCGACCGGATCGTCCGCGACGTGGCGGCGGCGCGATGA
- a CDS encoding cytochrome c-type biogenesis protein has product MSLFLALALSGAAVVDYGNTQLADPHAEAQARALMGELRCVVCQGQSIADSDADMAADMRALVRQRIAKGESPAAIRRWLIERYGDYVSYDPPLSGATALLWATPLLLLVAGAWIARGSFRRRR; this is encoded by the coding sequence ATGAGCCTGTTCCTCGCCTTGGCGCTGAGCGGCGCGGCCGTGGTCGATTACGGCAACACCCAGCTGGCCGATCCCCACGCCGAAGCGCAGGCGCGCGCGCTGATGGGCGAGCTGCGCTGCGTCGTGTGCCAGGGCCAGTCGATCGCCGACAGCGATGCCGATATGGCCGCCGATATGCGCGCGCTGGTCCGCCAGCGTATCGCGAAGGGCGAAAGCCCGGCGGCGATCCGCCGGTGGCTGATCGAGCGGTATGGCGATTATGTCAGCTACGACCCGCCGCTGTCCGGGGCGACCGCGCTCCTGTGGGCGACGCCCCTGCTGTTGCTGGTCGCCGGGGCGTGGATCGCGCGCGGCAGCTTTCGGAGGCGGCGCTGA